The following are from one region of the Dreissena polymorpha isolate Duluth1 chromosome 2, UMN_Dpol_1.0, whole genome shotgun sequence genome:
- the LOC127866867 gene encoding uncharacterized protein LOC127866867, whose translation MLAVVLSLLSLVAAAAGSGCCTPTQWEGDMGLILGSVANGNTSFIEGTMRIHYDAQQKMIVTVQNINYNGLPIRQTIIEDFNKRVQYTVMGDGCSSKPLGAWLPNCIPDNATSAEVVYGLGSNSVQARAFEVNYGEFTVYFVVTADTCVPLAEDVNGKFDGADIMEVITFANIKAGISNTSVFNIPTNCPTVQFPVPGVPRARRASPFHGYL comes from the exons ATGCTCGCAGTCGTTCTGTCGCTCCTGTCCCTGGTCGCCGCTGCTGCCGGAAGTGGATGCTGCACGCCGACTCAGTGGGAAGGCGACATGGGGTTGATCCTAGGCAGCGTAGCCAACGGAAACACGTCATTCATCGAG GGCACTATGCGCATTCACTACGATGCTCAACAGAAGATGATCGTCACAGTGCAGAATATCAACTATAACGGCCTCCCTATCAGACAGACCATCATTGAAGACTTCAACAAG CGCGTACAATACACCGTCATGGGCGACGGATGTTCATCGAAACCTCTCGGGGCGTGGCTGCCCAACTGTATACCAGACAACGCCACCTCTGCAGAGGTCGTTTACGGGCTCGGAAGCAACAGCGTTCAGGCCCGGGCGTTCGAGGTCAACTACGGGGAGTTCACCGTGTATTTCGTCGTCACCGCTGATACCTGCGTACCTTTGGCTGAAGATGTGAATGGAAAGTTCGATGGAG CGGACATAATGGAAGTGATAACCTTCGCCAACATCAAGGCTGGAATCTCCAACACCAGCGTGTTCAACATCCCGACAAATTGTCCTACAGTTCAGTTCCCA GTGCCGGGTGTCCCCCGAGCCAGGCGCGCTTCTCCCTTCCACGGTTATCTATAG